The following are encoded together in the Paludisphaera mucosa genome:
- a CDS encoding biotin--[acetyl-CoA-carboxylase] ligase, which yields MPPPPPPPPWPFVREVLIFDELESTSTAARAMSVDPGRAPPFAVWARRQTRGRGQRANAWWSDAGSLTFTVVLDPAEHGVRLDQEPRIALVTAVALIEAVAALGWRDPGLGVRWPNDVEVGGRKVAGILPERVDTPAGDRILIGVGVNVATRLDLAPPEVAAMATSLGALQPEPLTLDVLPRFLAAALDRLPTALRRLAADDPELAATWARLDLLRGRPLRAAVGPRNLAGVGRGIDPQGALLLDDGREVHRLFAGRILRDP from the coding sequence ATGCCCCCGCCTCCGCCACCGCCCCCCTGGCCCTTCGTCCGCGAGGTCCTGATCTTCGACGAGCTGGAGTCGACCAGCACCGCCGCCCGGGCGATGTCGGTCGACCCCGGCCGGGCCCCGCCGTTCGCCGTCTGGGCGCGGCGGCAGACCCGGGGACGGGGCCAGCGGGCCAACGCCTGGTGGTCCGACGCGGGCTCGCTGACGTTCACCGTCGTCCTCGACCCGGCCGAGCACGGCGTCCGCCTCGACCAGGAGCCCCGGATCGCCCTCGTGACGGCCGTCGCCCTGATCGAGGCCGTCGCCGCCCTGGGCTGGCGCGACCCCGGCCTGGGCGTGCGCTGGCCCAACGACGTCGAGGTCGGCGGCCGGAAGGTCGCCGGGATCCTCCCCGAGCGGGTCGATACCCCGGCCGGCGACCGGATCCTCATCGGGGTGGGCGTGAACGTGGCGACCCGCCTCGACCTGGCGCCCCCCGAGGTCGCCGCGATGGCGACGTCCCTGGGCGCGCTCCAGCCGGAGCCCCTGACCCTCGACGTCCTGCCGAGGTTCCTGGCCGCGGCCCTGGACCGCTTGCCGACGGCCCTCCGCCGGCTGGCCGCCGACGACCCCGAGCTCGCCGCGACCTGGGCCCGCCTCGACCTGCTCCGGGGCCGTCCCCTACGCGCGGCCGTCGGCCCCCGCAACCTCGCCGGCGTCGGCCGGGGGATCGACCCCCAGGGCGCGCTCCTGCTCGACGACGGCCGCGAGGTCCACCGCCTCTTCGCCGGCCGCATCCTCCGCGACCCCTGA
- the murQ gene encoding N-acetylmuramic acid 6-phosphate etherase produces the protein MALEDHLLTEARNPRSTAIDAVGALGIVELMNDEDLKVVAAVRAEAANIAQAVEWTAERFRRGGRLIYVGAGTSGRLGVLDASECPPTFSTPPEMVVGLIAGGPPALTRSIEGAEDRADVGAAEIAAMNVDDRDVVVGIASSGRTPYVLGAVREAKRRGAATVGIACNRPSLLGAEVDLDVALLVGPEVIAGSTRLKSGTATKMALNMITTGAMILIGKTLGDRMIDFTPVNEKLRIRARRMLRELAEVDDARAGELLAASGGRLKVALTAHLAGVDPEEAEALLESHGGQVRRAVEAKTGASRL, from the coding sequence ATGGCGCTGGAAGACCACCTGCTGACCGAGGCCCGCAACCCCCGCTCGACGGCCATCGACGCCGTCGGGGCGCTGGGGATCGTGGAGCTGATGAACGACGAGGACCTCAAGGTCGTCGCGGCCGTGCGGGCCGAGGCCGCGAACATCGCCCAGGCCGTCGAGTGGACGGCCGAGCGGTTCCGCCGCGGCGGCCGGCTGATCTACGTCGGCGCCGGGACGTCGGGCCGCCTGGGCGTGCTCGACGCCTCCGAATGCCCGCCGACGTTCAGCACGCCGCCCGAGATGGTCGTCGGCCTGATCGCCGGCGGCCCCCCCGCCCTGACCCGCTCGATCGAGGGGGCCGAGGACCGCGCCGACGTCGGCGCGGCCGAGATCGCGGCCATGAACGTGGACGACCGAGACGTCGTGGTCGGAATCGCCTCGTCGGGCCGGACCCCCTACGTCCTGGGGGCCGTGCGCGAGGCGAAGCGGCGCGGGGCGGCGACGGTCGGCATCGCCTGCAACCGACCCAGCCTGCTCGGCGCCGAGGTCGACCTGGACGTCGCCCTGCTCGTCGGCCCCGAGGTGATCGCGGGCTCGACGCGGCTGAAGTCGGGGACGGCCACGAAGATGGCCTTGAATATGATCACCACCGGGGCCATGATCCTGATCGGCAAGACGCTCGGCGACCGGATGATCGACTTCACGCCGGTCAACGAGAAGCTGCGGATCCGGGCCCGCCGGATGCTCCGCGAACTCGCCGAGGTCGACGACGCCCGAGCGGGCGAGCTGCTGGCCGCCAGCGGCGGCCGGCTCAAAGTGGCGCTGACGGCGCACCTCGCCGGCGTGGATCCCGAGGAGGCCGAGGCGTTGCTGGAGTCCCACGGCGGCCAGGTGCGGCGGGCCGTCGAGGCGAAGACGGGGGCGAGCCGATTATGA
- a CDS encoding barstar family protein: MRLVSIDARRITDEDALHDAFAEAFGFPPFYGRNMNAWIDCMSYLDDPSAEMTAWHVAPGEVVVLDLGDATDLYRRRSDLYAAIVDCAAFVNKRRIDAGDASVLALAYFKDP; this comes from the coding sequence ATGCGGCTCGTCTCGATCGACGCCCGTCGAATCACCGACGAGGACGCGCTGCACGACGCGTTCGCCGAGGCGTTCGGCTTCCCGCCCTTCTACGGCCGAAACATGAACGCGTGGATCGACTGCATGTCGTATCTCGACGATCCGTCGGCCGAGATGACCGCGTGGCACGTCGCCCCGGGGGAGGTCGTCGTGCTGGACCTCGGCGACGCGACCGACCTGTACCGCCGCCGTTCCGACTTGTACGCCGCGATCGTCGATTGCGCGGCGTTCGTGAACAAGCGGCGGATCGACGCGGGCGACGCGTCCGTCCTGGCCCTGGCCTACTTCAAGGATCCCTGA
- a CDS encoding N-acetylglucosamine kinase, giving the protein MSEGASESAEVLFLGVDGGGTSTVALIGLDDGRVVGRGEAGPSNAKAVGTAAARTALEEAIAGAFAAAGLWPRAVAVACLGVAGFDRPEDKALLGEWSVAGNWADRLVLVNDGDLVVAAGTPEAWGVGVIAGTGSIAVARAADGRKARAGGWGATFGDEGSAFAVAVAALRLVARRLDGRDPRPPELDPLTEAICKALRIDGPGKIVSAVYAPGMDRTRIAALTPAVIAAAAKDPSLVDLLIRPAARDLAETAAAAARSLGWISGPLPLGLSGGFLVSTPLLAEALLEDLRGRGYEPIPTLVAEPAQGGLNLARRAFHGEAIA; this is encoded by the coding sequence ATGAGCGAAGGCGCATCGGAGTCCGCCGAGGTGCTGTTCCTGGGCGTCGACGGCGGCGGCACCTCGACGGTCGCCCTGATCGGCCTGGACGACGGCCGGGTCGTGGGCCGGGGCGAGGCGGGGCCGTCGAACGCCAAGGCCGTCGGCACGGCCGCGGCCCGCACGGCCCTGGAGGAGGCGATCGCCGGGGCGTTCGCCGCGGCCGGCCTCTGGCCGCGCGCGGTGGCCGTCGCCTGCCTGGGCGTGGCCGGGTTCGACCGCCCCGAGGACAAGGCCCTGCTGGGCGAGTGGTCGGTGGCCGGCAACTGGGCCGACCGCCTGGTCCTGGTCAACGACGGCGACCTGGTGGTCGCGGCCGGCACGCCCGAGGCCTGGGGCGTGGGCGTGATCGCCGGCACCGGCTCGATCGCCGTCGCCCGCGCCGCCGACGGCCGCAAGGCCCGCGCCGGCGGCTGGGGCGCGACCTTCGGCGACGAGGGGAGCGCCTTCGCCGTGGCCGTCGCCGCGCTCCGCCTGGTCGCCCGCCGCCTCGACGGCCGCGACCCTCGCCCGCCCGAGTTGGACCCGCTCACCGAGGCGATCTGCAAGGCCCTCAGGATCGATGGCCCGGGCAAGATCGTCTCGGCCGTCTACGCGCCCGGGATGGACCGGACCCGGATCGCCGCCCTGACCCCGGCCGTGATCGCGGCCGCCGCGAAGGACCCGTCGCTCGTCGACCTGCTCATCCGCCCCGCCGCCCGCGACCTCGCCGAGACCGCCGCCGCCGCCGCACGATCTCTGGGCTGGATCTCCGGCCCCCTCCCCCTGGGCCTCTCGGGCGGCTTCCTCGTCTCCACCCCCCTGCTCGCCGAGGCCCTGCTCGAAGACCTCCGCGGCCGCGGCTACGAACCCATCCCCACCCTCGTCGCCGAACCCGCCCAGGGCGGCCTCAACCTCGCCCGCCGCGCCTTCCACGGCGAGGCGATCGCCTGA
- a CDS encoding PEP-CTERM sorting domain-containing protein translates to MILEIRFTQVSPLTMINFTATFSSRGANVPEPISLVLAGVGFVGLLGFAVARRGLGRVVG, encoded by the coding sequence ATGATCCTGGAGATCCGGTTCACCCAGGTCAGCCCCTTGACTATGATCAATTTCACGGCCACGTTCTCCAGCCGCGGGGCGAACGTCCCCGAGCCCATCAGCCTCGTCCTGGCCGGCGTCGGGTTCGTCGGCCTGCTCGGCTTCGCCGTAGCCCGACGCGGGCTGGGCCGGGTCGTCGGCTGA
- a CDS encoding ankyrin repeat domain-containing protein encodes MNKKEILERIGDGRTDLVFELLCLPDWREVLEEGPVRALQWFVYYNDVTALKAVLEAGGDLGSLSLDAELGHAAFFGHWKVCDFLIRHGADVNAALPDTGETPLHGALAKSGRPYYLYVVRLLVEHGADVNARTIPDRETGAFMRDVRTKGETPLHRAAAYGDEAVVSFLLEHGADREARDCHGDSPLSWASEHLRPGSILALLTFGRHRIGEDSRRRIVSDHGAGWGNGMEWKLLGEYLPESGHPPEPDPAEDPRS; translated from the coding sequence ATGAACAAGAAAGAAATCCTCGAACGTATCGGCGACGGCCGCACCGACCTCGTCTTCGAACTCCTGTGCCTCCCCGACTGGCGGGAGGTCCTGGAGGAGGGGCCGGTCCGGGCGTTGCAATGGTTCGTCTATTACAACGACGTGACGGCGCTGAAGGCGGTGCTGGAGGCGGGCGGCGACCTCGGCAGCCTTTCGCTCGACGCGGAACTCGGCCACGCCGCCTTCTTCGGGCACTGGAAAGTCTGCGATTTCCTGATTCGGCACGGCGCCGACGTGAACGCCGCCCTGCCCGACACCGGCGAGACCCCCCTCCATGGCGCGCTCGCCAAGTCGGGCCGACCGTACTACCTCTACGTCGTCCGACTCCTCGTCGAACACGGTGCCGACGTGAACGCCCGGACGATCCCCGATCGAGAGACCGGCGCGTTCATGCGCGACGTCCGCACGAAGGGCGAGACGCCCCTGCACCGCGCCGCGGCCTACGGAGACGAGGCCGTCGTCTCGTTCCTCCTGGAGCACGGCGCAGATCGCGAGGCCCGGGACTGCCACGGCGATTCGCCCCTCTCCTGGGCCAGCGAACACCTGCGGCCGGGATCGATCCTGGCCCTCCTGACCTTCGGCCGCCATCGGATCGGCGAAGATTCGCGCAGGCGGATCGTCAGCGATCATGGCGCCGGATGGGGGAACGGCATGGAATGGAAGCTGCTGGGCGAGTACCTGCCCGAGAGCGGCCATCCTCCCGAGCCCGATCCGGCCGAGGACCCGAGATCGTGA
- a CDS encoding sodium:solute symporter, giving the protein MSPIDVAVIVVYILGCTALGGWIGGRGDQGLKGYFLGERNMPAWAVMISIVATETSTVTFLSVPGEAYKGDFEFLQLPMGYIAGRMIIAAFLLPSYFRGQIETAYQVLGNRFGQATRRTASILFLVTRTLADGLRLFLAATVLAFVTGWPIVYAIIAVETATIVYTYLGGVKAVIWADVLQFTVYIVGALIALYVLVGKLPGGWNQLVDTASAAGKFRTFDFRFDLTKPYTFWAGLIGGMVLNTATHGADQMMVQRYLAARSQKQAAGALVASGFVVLAQFGLFLFIGVSLYVFFGQFPPASPLTKSDQAFSLFIVEYLPTGIKGMVVAAIFASAMGVLSGSLNASASTLINDLYRPISGDVDERRLMRLSRLATVAFGAVQASVAWWATGLESSVVTNALTIAGFTTGILLGLFVLGNLTRTVGQGAALTGMAAGVAAVSYAKFGTTLAWPWFALVGSTTTFLVGLAAGRIFPAARAVPASESLQPTS; this is encoded by the coding sequence ATGAGTCCGATCGACGTCGCGGTGATCGTGGTCTACATCCTGGGGTGTACGGCGCTCGGGGGGTGGATCGGGGGCCGGGGGGACCAGGGGCTCAAGGGGTACTTCCTGGGCGAGCGGAACATGCCGGCCTGGGCGGTGATGATCTCGATCGTGGCGACCGAGACCAGCACCGTGACCTTCCTGAGCGTCCCGGGCGAGGCGTACAAGGGGGACTTCGAGTTCCTCCAGCTGCCGATGGGCTACATCGCGGGCCGGATGATCATCGCGGCCTTCCTGCTGCCGTCGTACTTCCGGGGGCAGATCGAGACCGCGTACCAGGTGCTGGGCAACCGCTTCGGCCAGGCGACGCGGCGCACGGCGTCGATCCTCTTCCTGGTCACCCGCACGCTCGCCGACGGACTGCGACTGTTCCTGGCGGCGACGGTCCTCGCGTTCGTCACCGGCTGGCCGATCGTGTACGCCATCATCGCCGTCGAGACCGCCACGATCGTGTATACGTACCTCGGCGGCGTGAAGGCCGTCATCTGGGCCGACGTGCTCCAGTTCACCGTCTACATCGTGGGCGCGCTGATCGCCCTCTACGTCCTGGTCGGCAAGCTCCCCGGCGGCTGGAACCAGCTCGTCGACACCGCGTCGGCCGCCGGCAAGTTCCGGACGTTCGACTTCCGGTTCGACCTGACCAAGCCGTACACCTTCTGGGCCGGCCTGATCGGCGGCATGGTGCTGAACACGGCGACGCACGGGGCCGACCAGATGATGGTCCAGCGCTACCTGGCGGCGCGGTCGCAGAAGCAGGCGGCCGGGGCGCTGGTGGCCAGCGGGTTCGTGGTGCTGGCCCAGTTCGGCCTCTTCCTGTTCATCGGCGTGTCGCTCTACGTGTTCTTCGGCCAGTTCCCGCCGGCCTCGCCGCTGACGAAGTCGGACCAGGCGTTCTCGCTGTTCATCGTGGAATACCTGCCGACGGGCATCAAGGGGATGGTCGTGGCGGCCATCTTCGCGTCGGCGATGGGGGTGCTGTCGGGGTCGTTGAACGCCTCGGCGTCGACCCTGATCAACGACCTGTACCGGCCGATCTCGGGCGACGTCGACGAGCGCCGGCTGATGCGGCTGTCGCGGCTGGCGACGGTCGCCTTCGGCGCGGTGCAGGCCTCGGTCGCCTGGTGGGCGACGGGCCTGGAGTCGAGCGTCGTGACCAACGCGCTGACGATCGCCGGGTTCACGACGGGCATTTTGTTGGGCCTGTTCGTGCTCGGCAACCTGACCCGAACCGTGGGCCAGGGCGCGGCGCTGACGGGGATGGCGGCGGGGGTCGCGGCGGTCTCGTACGCCAAGTTCGGCACCACGCTGGCCTGGCCCTGGTTCGCGCTGGTGGGCTCGACGACGACGTTCCTGGTCGGCCTGGCCGCCGGCCGGATCTTCCCCGCCGCCCGGGCCGTCCCGGCCTCCGAATCCCTCCAACCGACGAGCTGA
- a CDS encoding fumarylacetoacetate hydrolase family protein, translating into MRVCRFRCDDLILTGFYGDNVVIPLDQAADMYSRETDNEMLLAATEDLLDLLPPGGESYEQARRLHDWIEELDVISLNELTIPREEVQLLVPLPSPGKLLFLAGNYSKHLVERGYTSTERDETFPYVFMKPPSTTLTHPGDPIVIPRISPDQIDWECELGVVVGKRCRDVAEADALDYVAGYTVVNDVSDRSFRPNPGRKPRERDKFFDWLHGKWHDTFCPMGPCILSADAVADPQALAIKLTVNGQVKQDASTAEMVFPVAAVVSFVSRFVTLEPGDVIATGTPSGVGSSTGTFLKPGDRVRATIATIGTLENPVQAENEDEF; encoded by the coding sequence ATGCGCGTCTGTCGATTCCGCTGCGACGACCTGATCCTCACGGGCTTCTACGGCGACAACGTGGTGATCCCGCTCGACCAGGCGGCCGACATGTACAGCCGCGAGACCGACAACGAGATGCTGCTGGCCGCCACCGAGGACCTGCTCGACCTCCTGCCCCCGGGCGGCGAGTCGTACGAGCAGGCGAGGCGGCTGCACGACTGGATCGAGGAGCTGGACGTCATCTCGCTCAACGAGCTGACCATCCCGCGCGAGGAGGTGCAGCTCCTGGTGCCGCTCCCCAGCCCCGGCAAGCTGCTCTTCCTGGCCGGGAACTATTCGAAGCACCTCGTCGAGCGCGGCTACACGTCGACCGAGCGCGACGAGACGTTCCCCTACGTCTTCATGAAGCCGCCGAGCACGACGCTCACCCACCCCGGCGACCCGATCGTCATCCCCCGGATCTCGCCCGACCAGATCGACTGGGAGTGCGAGCTGGGGGTCGTCGTCGGCAAGCGGTGCCGCGACGTGGCGGAGGCCGACGCCCTGGACTACGTGGCCGGCTACACGGTGGTCAACGACGTCAGCGACCGGTCGTTCCGGCCCAACCCCGGGCGGAAGCCCCGCGAGCGCGACAAGTTCTTCGACTGGCTCCACGGCAAGTGGCACGACACGTTCTGCCCGATGGGCCCGTGCATCCTCTCGGCCGACGCCGTGGCCGACCCCCAGGCGCTGGCGATCAAGCTGACGGTCAACGGCCAGGTCAAGCAGGACGCGTCGACCGCCGAGATGGTCTTCCCCGTGGCGGCCGTGGTGTCGTTCGTCTCGCGGTTCGTCACCCTGGAGCCGGGCGACGTGATCGCCACCGGCACGCCGTCGGGCGTGGGCTCGTCGACCGGGACGTTCCTCAAGCCGGGCGACCGCGTGCGGGCGACGATCGCGACGATCGGGACGCTGGAGAATCCGGTCCAGGCGGAAAATGAGGATGAATTCTGA
- a CDS encoding pyruvate carboxylase encodes MTSFRKLMVANRGEIAIRIFRSAHELGIRTVALYSHEDRFALHRLKADEAYQIGQAGEPIRSYLNIQAIVDLAVEKGVDAIHPGYGFLSENAGFARACAAAGIVFVGPTPEILDKLGDKVAARTLAEQAGVPVLKGSPPVLPGPEARKVAEAMGFPVIIKASMGGGGRGMRVVEKAEDFDGALEQARSEAQAAFGCPDAFIEKFIRKAKHIEVQLLGDKHGRLVHLYERDCSIQRRHQKVIEIAPAYNLDEDLRHAICEAALKIGGAVGYENAGTVEFLVDDEAETFSFIEVNPRLQVEHTVTEIVTGVDLVKSQILITQGEPLSNPAIGIDGQDSVHTEGFAIQCRITTEDPANNFTPDYGRITHYRSSGGPGIRLDGGSTTTGAIVTPFYDSLLVKVSCYGRRFVDAASRMERALQEYRIRGVKTNIPFLINVVTNETFLEGRCTTRFIDQTPGLFEFAERRDRATKLLAYIGDVTVNGFPGVKRDPGRNVPSEPAPPAYKHLESPPDGTRQRLKRLGPEGFAKWVREQKPLLVTDTTFRDAHQSLLATRLRTRDMLRVADAYAHRLPQLFSLEMWGGATFDTAMRFLKEDPWERLTALRERIPNILFQMLIRGSNAVGYTSYPDDVVAAFVNAATGAGIDVFRVFDSLNWVPNMGATIEAIRNAGAICEAAICYTGDVLDPGKTKYDLKYYVAMAKDLEKRGTNLIAIKDMAGLCKPFAAVKLIKTLRDEVGVPIHFHTHDIGGAQAASVLMGAEAGLDVADGAVASMSGLTSQPSLNAVVESLRFTGRDTGVDHQTLIDVSRYWDEVRDLYKPFESGPRSPASDLYDLEMPGGQYTNLYQQADALGLSPRWLEVCRSYSEVNAMFGDIVKVTPSSKVVGDMALFLVANNLTPDDVMDPDRELAFPDSVVEFMEGRLGQPPGGFPPALQKRILRDRKPLTDRAAANLPPADFDAIRKKVAEIRGDDEPAEVSDFDVLSYLMYPRVFPDLVAHEKAFSDTSVLPTPVFFYGAEPGEENVFEIEPGKTLIIKLLAVGEPHSDGKRTVFFELNGQPREVEVPDRSLASSVVETPKADPADPMQIGSPLPGLIVGVAVAVGDPVRKGQKLFSIEAMKMETTITAERPGRVAELPARVGLQVKAGDLLLKLVDA; translated from the coding sequence ATGACGTCGTTCCGCAAATTGATGGTGGCCAACCGGGGCGAGATCGCCATCCGCATCTTCCGCTCGGCGCATGAGCTGGGCATCCGCACGGTCGCCCTCTACTCGCACGAGGACCGATTCGCCCTGCACCGGCTCAAGGCCGACGAGGCGTACCAGATCGGCCAGGCCGGCGAGCCCATCCGGAGCTACCTGAACATCCAGGCGATCGTCGATCTGGCCGTCGAGAAGGGGGTCGACGCGATCCACCCCGGCTACGGGTTCCTGTCCGAGAACGCCGGCTTCGCCCGCGCCTGCGCCGCGGCCGGCATCGTCTTCGTCGGCCCGACGCCCGAGATCCTCGACAAGCTCGGCGACAAGGTCGCCGCGCGGACCCTGGCCGAGCAGGCCGGCGTGCCCGTGTTGAAGGGGAGCCCGCCGGTCCTCCCGGGCCCGGAGGCCCGCAAGGTCGCCGAGGCCATGGGCTTCCCCGTCATCATCAAGGCGTCGATGGGCGGCGGCGGCCGCGGGATGCGGGTCGTCGAGAAGGCCGAGGACTTCGACGGGGCCCTCGAACAGGCCCGCAGCGAGGCCCAGGCCGCCTTCGGCTGCCCCGACGCCTTCATCGAGAAGTTCATCCGCAAGGCCAAGCACATCGAGGTCCAGCTCCTCGGCGACAAGCACGGCCGCCTCGTCCACCTCTACGAGCGCGACTGCTCGATCCAGCGCCGGCACCAGAAGGTCATCGAGATCGCCCCCGCCTACAACCTCGACGAGGACCTCCGCCACGCCATCTGCGAGGCCGCCCTGAAGATCGGCGGGGCCGTCGGCTACGAGAACGCCGGCACCGTCGAGTTCCTGGTCGACGACGAGGCCGAGACCTTCTCGTTCATCGAGGTCAACCCCCGGCTCCAGGTCGAGCACACCGTCACCGAGATCGTCACCGGGGTCGACCTGGTCAAGAGCCAGATCCTGATCACCCAGGGCGAGCCGCTGTCGAATCCCGCCATCGGCATCGACGGCCAGGACTCGGTCCACACCGAGGGCTTCGCGATCCAGTGCCGGATCACCACCGAGGACCCGGCCAACAACTTCACCCCCGACTACGGCCGGATCACCCACTACCGCTCGTCCGGCGGCCCCGGCATCCGGCTCGACGGCGGCTCCACCACCACCGGCGCGATCGTCACGCCGTTCTACGACTCGCTGCTGGTCAAGGTCTCGTGCTACGGCCGCCGGTTCGTCGACGCCGCCTCGCGCATGGAGCGCGCGCTGCAGGAATACCGCATCCGGGGCGTGAAGACGAACATCCCTTTCCTGATCAACGTCGTCACGAACGAGACCTTCCTGGAAGGCCGCTGCACCACCCGGTTCATCGACCAGACCCCCGGGCTCTTCGAGTTCGCCGAGCGCCGCGACCGGGCGACGAAGCTCCTGGCGTACATCGGCGACGTCACCGTCAACGGCTTCCCGGGCGTCAAGCGCGACCCCGGCCGGAACGTGCCGTCGGAGCCGGCCCCGCCCGCCTACAAGCACCTGGAATCCCCCCCCGACGGAACCCGCCAGCGGCTGAAGCGGCTCGGGCCCGAGGGGTTCGCGAAGTGGGTCCGCGAGCAGAAGCCGCTGCTCGTGACCGACACCACCTTCCGCGACGCCCACCAGAGCCTGCTGGCCACCCGCCTGCGCACCCGCGACATGCTCCGCGTCGCCGACGCGTACGCCCACCGCCTGCCCCAGCTCTTCTCGCTGGAGATGTGGGGCGGCGCCACGTTCGACACCGCCATGCGGTTCCTCAAGGAAGACCCCTGGGAGCGCCTGACCGCGCTCCGCGAGCGGATCCCCAACATCCTCTTCCAGATGCTCATCCGGGGCTCGAACGCCGTCGGCTACACGAGCTACCCGGACGACGTCGTCGCGGCCTTCGTGAACGCCGCGACCGGGGCCGGCATCGACGTCTTCCGCGTCTTCGACTCGCTGAACTGGGTCCCCAACATGGGGGCGACCATCGAGGCCATCCGCAACGCCGGCGCGATCTGCGAGGCCGCCATCTGCTACACCGGCGACGTCCTCGACCCCGGCAAGACCAAGTACGACCTGAAGTACTACGTGGCCATGGCCAAGGACCTGGAGAAGCGCGGGACCAACCTGATCGCGATCAAGGACATGGCCGGCCTCTGCAAGCCGTTCGCCGCCGTCAAGCTGATCAAGACCCTGCGCGACGAGGTCGGCGTGCCGATCCACTTCCACACCCACGACATCGGCGGGGCCCAGGCGGCCAGCGTCCTGATGGGCGCCGAGGCCGGGCTCGACGTCGCCGACGGGGCCGTGGCTTCGATGTCCGGGCTGACCTCTCAGCCCAGCCTCAACGCCGTCGTCGAGTCGCTCCGGTTCACCGGCCGCGACACCGGGGTCGACCACCAGACCCTGATCGACGTCAGCCGCTACTGGGACGAGGTCCGCGACCTCTACAAGCCGTTCGAGTCCGGCCCGCGGTCGCCGGCCTCGGACCTGTACGACCTGGAGATGCCCGGCGGCCAGTACACGAACCTGTACCAGCAGGCCGACGCCCTGGGGCTCTCGCCGCGCTGGCTGGAGGTCTGCCGGTCGTACAGCGAGGTGAACGCGATGTTCGGCGACATCGTCAAGGTGACGCCGTCGTCGAAGGTCGTCGGCGACATGGCGCTGTTCCTCGTCGCCAACAACCTGACCCCGGACGACGTGATGGACCCCGACCGCGAGCTGGCCTTCCCGGACAGCGTGGTCGAGTTCATGGAAGGCCGCCTGGGCCAGCCCCCGGGCGGCTTCCCGCCGGCCTTGCAGAAGCGGATCCTCCGGGACCGCAAGCCCCTGACCGACCGCGCCGCCGCCAACCTGCCGCCGGCCGACTTCGACGCGATCCGCAAGAAGGTGGCCGAGATCCGCGGCGACGACGAGCCGGCCGAGGTCTCGGACTTCGACGTCCTCAGCTACCTGATGTATCCCCGGGTCTTCCCCGACCTCGTCGCCCACGAGAAGGCCTTCTCCGACACCTCGGTCCTCCCCACGCCGGTCTTCTTCTACGGGGCCGAGCCGGGCGAGGAGAACGTCTTCGAGATCGAGCCGGGCAAGACCCTGATCATCAAGCTGCTGGCGGTGGGCGAGCCCCACTCCGACGGCAAGCGCACGGTCTTCTTCGAGCTGAACGGCCAGCCCCGCGAGGTCGAGGTGCCGGACCGCTCGCTCGCGTCGTCGGTGGTCGAGACCCCCAAGGCCGACCCGGCCGACCCCATGCAGATCGGCTCGCCCCTGCCGGGCCTGATCGTCGGCGTGGCGGTGGCCGTGGGCGACCCCGTCCGCAAGGGCCAGAAGCTGTTCTCCATCGAGGCCATGAAGATGGAGACGACCATCACCGCCGAACGCCCCGGCCGCGTCGCCGAGCTGCCCGCGCGGGTGGGGCTGCAGGTCAAGGCCGGCGACCTGCTGCTCAAGCTGGTCGACGCCTGA